In Prescottella soli, a genomic segment contains:
- a CDS encoding lysophospholipid acyltransferase family protein produces MSLWIRCFHRLCRCVLIGPALYLWGRPKILGRNNIPRTGPVIVAANHLAVLDSFYLTLAARRQVTFLAKREYFDRGGSTGRLQRWFFSAVGQIPVDRRGGARAVSALAAAAGIVERGGVWGIHPEGTRSPDGRLYRGRTGAVRVAMDTEVPLVPVAITGTRPDRSVPWWRRRVVVEILEPLDLTPFRNEGAAGVRDATDTLMLAIGARTGQRYVDEYAKAWTMPSDLPEAA; encoded by the coding sequence ATGTCCCTCTGGATTCGCTGCTTCCACCGGCTGTGTAGATGCGTCCTCATCGGGCCGGCCCTGTACCTGTGGGGGCGTCCGAAGATCCTGGGCCGAAACAACATTCCGCGGACCGGGCCGGTCATCGTGGCGGCCAATCACCTCGCCGTGCTCGACTCGTTCTATCTGACGCTGGCGGCCCGGCGGCAGGTCACCTTTCTGGCGAAGCGTGAGTACTTCGATCGCGGCGGGTCGACCGGCCGACTCCAACGGTGGTTCTTCTCGGCTGTGGGCCAGATTCCGGTCGATCGACGAGGCGGCGCGAGAGCCGTGTCGGCCCTCGCGGCCGCGGCCGGGATCGTCGAGCGGGGTGGGGTGTGGGGCATCCACCCGGAAGGGACGCGTTCGCCCGACGGTCGTCTCTACCGCGGGCGGACCGGCGCGGTCCGCGTCGCGATGGACACCGAGGTCCCCCTGGTGCCGGTGGCGATCACGGGGACGCGGCCGGATCGTTCCGTCCCGTGGTGGCGGCGCAGGGTCGTGGTCGAGATCCTCGAGCCTCTGGACCTGACGCCGTTCCGAAACGAAGGTGCGGCCGGCGTTCGCGATGCCACGGATACCTTGATGCTCGCGATCGGAGCCCGAACCGGGCAGCGGTACGTCGACGAGTACGCGAAGGCGTGGACGATGCCAAGCGACCTGCCGGAGGCCGCCTGA
- a CDS encoding TetR/AcrR family transcriptional regulator, translating into MTGQDTRSALVRAGVELLEESDSADIGLREIARRAGVSHGAPRRWFPTHRSLLAAIAEVGLQDLSAALVTAAEQPENRLVSVATTYVDFAGRRPAMFTLIFRHDLLAGSGAELRNVSRPLFQWLVQLIEQSTDARDPEGSAAALWVGIHGIAVLSSTGSLGLATSGVEKVDLIERVVQNSVG; encoded by the coding sequence GTGACAGGTCAAGATACGAGATCGGCACTGGTACGAGCCGGCGTCGAGCTGCTCGAGGAGAGCGACTCCGCGGACATCGGACTGCGGGAGATCGCGCGGAGAGCGGGCGTCTCCCACGGCGCGCCGCGGCGCTGGTTCCCCACACACCGAAGCCTTCTCGCCGCGATTGCCGAGGTGGGGTTGCAGGACCTCTCCGCAGCTCTGGTCACCGCGGCCGAACAGCCCGAGAACCGTCTCGTCTCGGTGGCCACCACCTACGTGGATTTCGCCGGTCGCCGTCCCGCCATGTTCACTCTGATCTTCCGTCACGACCTGCTCGCAGGCTCCGGCGCGGAGCTGCGGAACGTATCCCGCCCGCTGTTCCAGTGGCTGGTGCAGCTGATCGAGCAGTCCACCGACGCGCGCGACCCCGAAGGGAGTGCGGCCGCCCTGTGGGTCGGGATCCACGGTATCGCCGTGCTCTCGTCCACCGGATCACTCGGGCTCGCCACCTCCGGCGTGGAGAAGGTCGACTTGATCGAGCGCGTCGTACAAAACAGCGTCGGCTGA
- a CDS encoding purine-cytosine permease family protein codes for MPKHDIAAPIPTESAVALESALPDSQRVSRWSLTMAWWAMFSAMFWLYVASASADAVGVPNTVIGMGLSVVTYGIINQVLARYAARTGLSVESLSRKMFGTVGSVLAPLVFAATALYFGVFEGSIVAVALQDDFGGDLRIWYLVCVVYMIPLVIGGVATWLDKINGILLPFYVVGLVAVVVGATIKRGYPSGWLDSVSTTGPLPGWMTSFLIYMGVWVMMMYTFDYARLGKPRDAKFHGTVTFGWVFYLFTFGANGLIGIYLLSSWGIAGSETGVVEAVINSLGIAGVLLILVSQTRINTANYYLASSNLQVLADRAFGRVTPRAVWVLVAGVLTYLFMLTDVLGYLLTALAWQGVLVTAWVAIALVHIALRQRDHEEVATRMMGGGAVAWLLASAVGIAATVQTAYPVVSQLAPIITVVLAAGSYWLARTSRLRGRSLPLPDQDSLNTDNSPIHDEPQSV; via the coding sequence ATGCCCAAGCACGATATCGCGGCCCCGATCCCCACCGAATCCGCCGTTGCTCTCGAATCTGCGCTTCCTGACTCTCAACGCGTATCCCGATGGTCGCTGACAATGGCGTGGTGGGCCATGTTCAGTGCCATGTTCTGGCTCTACGTCGCGTCCGCCTCGGCCGATGCCGTGGGGGTGCCGAACACCGTCATCGGGATGGGCCTGTCGGTCGTCACCTACGGGATCATCAATCAAGTTCTCGCTCGGTACGCGGCACGAACCGGCCTGTCGGTCGAATCGTTGTCCCGCAAGATGTTCGGGACTGTCGGATCCGTCCTCGCCCCGCTGGTGTTCGCGGCCACCGCCCTCTACTTCGGTGTCTTCGAAGGCTCCATCGTCGCCGTCGCGCTCCAGGACGACTTCGGCGGAGACCTGCGTATCTGGTACCTGGTGTGCGTCGTCTACATGATTCCGCTCGTGATCGGCGGGGTCGCAACCTGGTTGGACAAGATCAATGGCATCCTTCTACCCTTCTACGTCGTCGGCTTGGTCGCGGTTGTCGTCGGCGCGACGATCAAGCGGGGGTACCCCAGTGGATGGCTCGATTCCGTCTCGACGACCGGCCCCCTCCCGGGCTGGATGACCTCATTCCTGATCTACATGGGTGTGTGGGTGATGATGATGTACACCTTCGACTACGCCCGCCTCGGTAAGCCGCGCGACGCAAAGTTCCACGGCACGGTCACCTTCGGGTGGGTTTTCTACCTGTTCACCTTCGGTGCGAACGGCCTGATCGGCATCTACCTGCTGAGCAGCTGGGGAATCGCGGGCAGCGAAACCGGCGTCGTCGAGGCCGTGATCAACTCTCTCGGGATCGCCGGCGTCCTGCTGATCCTCGTATCGCAAACACGCATCAACACGGCCAACTACTACCTTGCTTCGAGCAACCTGCAGGTACTTGCCGACCGGGCATTCGGAAGAGTCACGCCGCGAGCGGTGTGGGTGCTGGTGGCTGGAGTCCTCACCTACCTCTTCATGCTCACCGACGTCCTGGGATATCTCCTCACGGCTCTCGCGTGGCAAGGAGTTCTGGTCACCGCATGGGTGGCCATCGCGCTGGTCCACATCGCTCTCCGACAGCGGGACCACGAGGAAGTGGCCACCCGGATGATGGGCGGCGGGGCAGTGGCATGGTTGCTGGCCTCCGCGGTCGGTATCGCGGCGACGGTACAAACTGCATACCCGGTGGTTTCCCAGCTCGCACCGATAATCACGGTGGTGCTCGCGGCGGGTTCGTACTGGTTGGCGCGCACCTCGCGACTCCGCGGAAGAAGCCTTCCCCTGCCGGATCAGGACAGCCTGAACACTGACAACAGCCCGATCCATGACGAACCGCAGTCCGTCTGA
- a CDS encoding hydantoinase B/oxoprolinase family protein — protein MSTSSTLDRTLDPVTFEVLKNAFVTSVDLMSEQILRTCYSFVIYSRDFSSALCDAEGNTVMQGSQDIAVHVGTLHFQCKAVLEEFGDDINPGDVFAINDPYRGGTHLNDVSFIRPIFADGTLIAFAQNKGHWADVGGSVPGSFDVTATEHFAEGLRITPVRLWHEGRFLADVAKLLVANTRSPEISMGDLHAQAEATGVCERELHRLVDKYGRGTVTAAMQQVQDYVERIVRQRVAALPDGTWTTEDHLDSDPAKPEGLVPIRVTMTIEGDQLSYDLSGSAPAVASFLNCGYGTAFSGIVAGTKTFFPDVPLNSGLYNAITTELGPEGTVVNAGWPHAVTGFCSGPYEKIMNAIFELWSKIVPERAIACSFNLEYLLIGGRDARDAQHPFFMWYDWMAGGWGGRSTKDGATATAPVFGVGLAVQPCEGQERLTPVLTSEHSIITDSGGPGTHRGGCGLSKGGVLTDCDNTVMSYCCDRARSLTWGIEGGLPSIPHGVWLNRGTPDEQFLGSVFSNVAIQSGDSFERPSAGGGGYGDPLEREPEDVVDDVIDGYVSIERAALDYGVVIDAVDPEIDHFVVDDSKTRQLRASIRKSRRSWLTADPAEIAERYRNGELDMLDLIRRYGVIVDWGTGELLPTTTTQFRELLQNRAAQHWN, from the coding sequence GTGAGTACCTCGTCGACGCTCGACCGCACCCTCGACCCCGTAACCTTCGAGGTACTGAAGAACGCCTTCGTCACCTCCGTCGACCTGATGTCCGAGCAGATCCTGCGGACGTGCTATTCGTTCGTCATCTACTCTCGCGACTTCTCCTCCGCGTTGTGTGATGCCGAGGGCAATACCGTCATGCAGGGCAGCCAGGACATCGCCGTCCACGTCGGGACCCTGCACTTCCAGTGCAAGGCAGTCCTCGAGGAATTCGGTGACGACATCAATCCGGGCGACGTCTTCGCCATCAACGATCCCTACCGCGGCGGAACTCACCTCAACGACGTCAGCTTCATTCGACCCATCTTCGCCGACGGCACCCTGATCGCCTTCGCGCAGAACAAAGGTCACTGGGCCGACGTCGGTGGCAGCGTCCCGGGGTCGTTCGACGTCACCGCCACCGAGCACTTCGCCGAGGGACTGCGCATCACCCCGGTACGGTTGTGGCACGAAGGCAGATTCCTCGCCGACGTCGCCAAGCTGCTCGTCGCGAACACTCGATCACCCGAAATCAGCATGGGAGATCTGCATGCCCAGGCAGAAGCCACCGGAGTATGCGAACGCGAACTCCACCGTCTGGTCGACAAATACGGCCGAGGCACCGTCACCGCAGCCATGCAGCAGGTGCAGGACTACGTGGAACGCATTGTGCGCCAACGCGTCGCGGCGCTTCCCGACGGCACCTGGACCACCGAGGACCACCTCGACTCCGACCCGGCGAAACCCGAAGGCCTGGTGCCTATCCGGGTGACGATGACCATCGAGGGCGACCAACTGAGCTACGACCTCAGCGGAAGCGCCCCCGCGGTGGCCAGCTTCCTCAACTGCGGATACGGCACCGCCTTCTCCGGGATCGTGGCGGGAACGAAGACGTTCTTCCCCGACGTCCCACTCAACTCCGGTCTCTACAACGCCATCACCACCGAACTCGGGCCCGAGGGAACCGTGGTCAACGCGGGATGGCCGCATGCTGTGACCGGATTCTGTTCCGGGCCCTACGAGAAGATCATGAACGCGATCTTCGAGTTGTGGTCGAAGATCGTCCCCGAACGGGCCATCGCGTGCTCGTTCAACCTCGAGTACCTCCTCATCGGCGGCCGGGACGCGCGCGACGCTCAACACCCGTTCTTCATGTGGTACGACTGGATGGCCGGCGGATGGGGCGGCCGCAGCACCAAGGACGGCGCCACCGCCACGGCCCCGGTGTTCGGTGTCGGCTTGGCCGTACAGCCCTGCGAAGGGCAAGAACGCCTCACTCCGGTCCTGACCAGTGAACACTCGATCATCACCGACTCCGGTGGTCCCGGAACCCACCGTGGGGGATGCGGGCTGTCCAAGGGCGGCGTGCTCACCGACTGCGACAACACGGTGATGTCCTACTGCTGCGACCGCGCCCGATCGCTGACGTGGGGCATCGAGGGCGGACTGCCGTCCATTCCGCACGGCGTCTGGCTCAACCGCGGCACACCGGACGAACAATTCCTCGGCTCGGTCTTCTCCAACGTTGCCATCCAGTCCGGCGACTCGTTCGAAAGGCCCTCCGCCGGAGGCGGCGGCTACGGTGACCCGCTCGAACGCGAACCCGAGGACGTGGTCGACGACGTCATCGACGGCTACGTCTCGATCGAGCGTGCCGCACTCGACTACGGAGTCGTCATCGACGCCGTCGATCCCGAGATCGACCATTTCGTCGTGGACGACAGCAAGACCAGGCAACTACGCGCGAGCATTCGGAAGTCGCGCCGAAGCTGGCTCACCGCCGACCCTGCCGAAATCGCCGAACGCTACCGCAACGGCGAACTCGACATGCTCGACCTCATCCGCCGCTACGGGGTCATCGTCGACTGGGGGACCGGGGAACTGCTGCCCACCACCACAACGCAGTTCCGCGAACTCCTCCAGAATCGGGCTGCGCAGCACTGGAACTGA
- a CDS encoding hydantoinase/oxoprolinase family protein: protein MALITPSPDRNLRVAVDVGGTFTDVCIFDSRASTTRVAKVPSTPHDPMEAVVEGVRSAGVDLAEVALFSHGTTVATNALITRQFPAAALVTTRGFRDVLEIRDGTKDELWDAYSDVGAPYIRRRDRYEVTERIDYAGEIITPFDEAGAREVARILRRKQIQTVAVCFMNSYVNRAHEKRMREILEEELPGVSVSTSSEILPEIFEYDRASTTVANAVLAPLVSGYVNRLEEQLRADGYDGDLLLLHSGGGSMTPTMVERYPVRLAASGIAAGAIAVADIANRCGYPNAIGLDMGGTSTDISLVYDGEVRTTKQWQVEYGFPISFPSIEVLTIGAGGGSLAWIDEAGSLRNGPASAGAAPGPACYGWGGVEPTNTDANLVLGRLGSSLVGGGLSLDTEAAEKAIRRVIADRLDVDTDIAASDIIQVANANMADAVRLLSIRRGYDPRDFVLVVCGGAGALHGAALAKELNIPTVVVPPHPGITSAQGCLLVDIRHDLSAMFQGLVTDIDTAELEREFVRLEREGLQRLEHEGVPADRMVLDRSISMRYAGQWRSLTVTAGSGEGFLAEAVERFHEEHERDYSFRRDDTPVEIYQIGLRAIGTTPKPQFPQHTVPSTVVPTPSAHRSVYFDELGERVGTPVYDRDDLRYGARIEGPAIISQLDSTTVVPPRTTAVIDEWANIRINISQEAK, encoded by the coding sequence ATGGCCTTGATCACACCCAGTCCCGACCGAAATCTTCGAGTCGCTGTCGATGTCGGCGGAACCTTCACCGACGTCTGCATCTTCGACTCTCGCGCCTCGACCACCCGCGTGGCGAAGGTGCCTTCGACTCCGCACGACCCTATGGAGGCCGTTGTCGAGGGTGTTCGCAGCGCCGGTGTCGACCTCGCTGAGGTCGCACTGTTCTCACACGGCACGACAGTGGCCACGAACGCACTCATCACCCGGCAGTTCCCTGCTGCGGCGCTCGTGACGACCCGTGGGTTCCGCGACGTCCTCGAGATCCGCGACGGCACCAAAGATGAGCTGTGGGACGCATACTCGGATGTCGGAGCCCCCTACATTCGCCGCCGCGATCGGTACGAGGTCACCGAACGCATCGACTACGCAGGCGAGATCATCACCCCGTTCGACGAGGCGGGCGCCCGCGAGGTCGCGCGGATCCTGCGGCGGAAGCAAATCCAGACCGTTGCTGTGTGCTTCATGAACTCGTATGTCAATCGCGCCCACGAGAAGCGCATGCGGGAAATCCTCGAAGAGGAACTGCCGGGTGTGAGCGTATCGACGTCCAGTGAGATCCTCCCGGAGATCTTCGAGTACGACCGTGCGTCGACGACGGTGGCCAATGCGGTGCTCGCGCCCTTGGTCAGTGGTTATGTCAACCGGCTCGAGGAGCAGCTCCGTGCCGACGGATACGACGGTGATCTGCTGCTTCTGCACTCTGGTGGTGGATCGATGACGCCGACCATGGTTGAGCGATACCCGGTCCGATTGGCTGCCTCCGGTATCGCCGCCGGCGCGATTGCCGTCGCCGACATCGCCAACCGATGTGGATATCCCAACGCCATCGGCCTGGACATGGGCGGAACCAGCACCGACATCTCCCTCGTCTATGACGGAGAGGTTCGTACGACCAAGCAGTGGCAGGTCGAGTACGGATTCCCGATCTCGTTCCCGAGCATCGAAGTGCTGACCATCGGCGCCGGCGGCGGATCATTGGCCTGGATCGACGAGGCCGGTTCGCTGCGTAACGGTCCTGCCTCGGCTGGAGCTGCTCCCGGCCCCGCCTGCTACGGATGGGGTGGAGTCGAGCCGACCAACACCGACGCCAACCTCGTGCTGGGGCGTCTGGGGTCGTCGCTGGTCGGCGGTGGCCTGAGCCTCGACACCGAAGCCGCCGAGAAGGCGATCCGCCGGGTGATCGCCGACCGGCTCGACGTCGACACCGACATCGCAGCCAGCGACATCATTCAGGTCGCCAACGCCAACATGGCTGACGCGGTACGACTGCTGTCGATCCGCCGCGGATACGACCCCCGCGACTTCGTTCTCGTCGTCTGCGGCGGTGCCGGTGCGCTGCACGGCGCGGCGCTGGCCAAGGAACTGAACATTCCCACCGTCGTCGTGCCCCCGCACCCCGGAATCACCTCCGCGCAAGGGTGTCTGCTCGTCGACATTCGTCACGACCTGTCCGCGATGTTCCAGGGATTGGTCACCGATATCGATACGGCGGAGTTGGAGCGTGAGTTCGTCAGGCTCGAACGCGAAGGGCTGCAACGGCTCGAACACGAGGGAGTGCCCGCCGACCGGATGGTGCTCGACCGCAGCATCAGCATGCGCTATGCCGGGCAGTGGCGATCCTTGACTGTCACAGCCGGCAGCGGTGAAGGGTTCCTCGCGGAGGCGGTGGAGCGCTTCCACGAGGAACACGAGCGGGACTACTCGTTCCGCCGCGACGACACACCCGTCGAGATCTATCAGATCGGGTTGCGCGCGATCGGCACCACACCGAAGCCGCAGTTCCCCCAGCACACGGTGCCGTCCACTGTCGTGCCGACGCCGAGTGCGCACCGCTCGGTGTACTTCGACGAACTCGGCGAACGCGTCGGAACCCCGGTGTACGACCGGGACGACCTGCGCTACGGCGCCCGAATCGAGGGCCCCGCCATCATCTCCCAGCTCGATTCGACCACCGTGGTGCCGCCGAGGACGACCGCGGTGATCGACGAATGGGCCAACATCCGCATCAACATCTCGCAGGAGGCCAAGTGA
- a CDS encoding PucR family transcriptional regulator — protein sequence MEADHFRLVDLLLEQDLGLTLESDCDPNVQLVSAHPIEIEAPARWLEPHTLMLTTGTRFAGHENAARAQRELVRELVAAGVSALGYGVGVITETVPRALVDEANRHHFAIISIPAHVRFMDVVAQVAAATRTTDSMVLRRTLQMQNHLLEAMASPAPEADLVGRLAELLRSSVVLYSEVGDVVASAGEAPLHLIRAQLRGRTGQLRFRVGRWMVSAHSISPGGHNYWLAVASRRHEIPDPLAAPAVEVALRLLNTIERARHRATTENRAIRAALVRILVSGDVPDPESVLDRLEMLRFGRRPKLRIVSLAAPRTYDGGRWTFRADRLLDAVEQDVVDLAHDSRLPLLLAQGERELLGIVPAENNSVDTWLQNLREGVVCGFSEPFDDLHTGPERLRDAQCARRAAIRAKSTAIRFEDVGISDWLLAGRDQAITARKAADQLTPLIEDHPELLDFLRDYFANDLDVTATAKQCALHPNTVRYRIKRIEEVLRASLRSPAVITEIHLSLDNLASAPTDAAPAQAAPATSTP from the coding sequence ATGGAAGCCGACCATTTCCGCCTGGTCGACCTTCTGCTCGAGCAGGACCTCGGCTTGACGCTCGAGAGTGACTGTGACCCGAACGTACAGCTGGTCAGCGCACACCCGATCGAGATCGAAGCGCCCGCGCGGTGGCTCGAACCCCACACCCTCATGCTCACCACGGGGACCCGTTTCGCGGGGCATGAAAATGCCGCCCGCGCCCAGCGCGAACTGGTCCGCGAGCTGGTCGCCGCCGGTGTCTCCGCTCTCGGCTACGGCGTCGGGGTCATCACCGAGACGGTGCCGCGCGCCCTTGTCGATGAAGCGAACCGCCATCACTTCGCCATCATTTCCATACCGGCGCATGTGCGGTTCATGGACGTGGTTGCCCAAGTCGCGGCCGCTACGAGAACAACCGATTCCATGGTTCTCAGACGCACGCTGCAAATGCAGAACCATCTCCTCGAGGCGATGGCGTCCCCGGCGCCCGAGGCAGACCTCGTCGGACGGTTGGCGGAGCTGCTGCGCAGCAGCGTCGTGCTCTACAGCGAAGTCGGAGACGTGGTCGCCTCCGCCGGCGAAGCACCCCTGCATCTGATCCGTGCTCAGCTGCGCGGTCGGACCGGACAGCTTCGATTCCGCGTCGGCCGGTGGATGGTCAGTGCCCACTCCATCTCACCCGGCGGACACAACTACTGGTTGGCGGTCGCCTCCAGACGCCACGAAATCCCGGATCCCCTTGCGGCTCCCGCAGTAGAGGTGGCGCTGCGACTGCTCAACACCATCGAGCGTGCGCGCCACAGGGCCACGACCGAGAACCGGGCGATTCGGGCTGCCCTGGTGCGGATTCTGGTTTCCGGCGACGTCCCCGACCCCGAATCCGTCCTCGACAGATTGGAGATGCTGCGATTCGGTCGACGACCGAAGCTCCGCATAGTCTCCCTCGCCGCACCGCGAACCTATGACGGCGGACGGTGGACCTTCCGCGCGGACCGATTGCTCGACGCGGTCGAGCAGGATGTCGTCGACCTTGCCCACGATTCGCGCCTGCCGCTTCTGCTTGCGCAGGGCGAGCGCGAGCTACTCGGCATCGTTCCGGCCGAGAACAATTCGGTCGACACGTGGCTCCAGAACCTACGGGAGGGGGTGGTCTGCGGATTCAGCGAGCCGTTCGACGACCTCCACACCGGACCGGAGCGGCTACGCGATGCACAGTGCGCACGGCGGGCAGCGATACGCGCCAAGTCCACCGCCATACGATTCGAAGATGTCGGGATCAGCGACTGGCTCCTGGCAGGTCGCGATCAAGCGATTACCGCACGCAAGGCAGCAGACCAATTGACGCCCCTCATCGAGGACCATCCCGAACTCCTGGACTTCCTGCGTGACTACTTCGCGAACGACCTCGATGTGACCGCCACCGCCAAGCAGTGCGCCTTACACCCGAACACGGTGCGCTATCGGATCAAACGAATCGAAGAGGTCCTGCGCGCGTCATTGCGCTCACCCGCGGTGATCACGGAGATCCACCTGAGCCTGGACAACCTCGCCTCCGCTCCAACCGATGCCGCACCGGCCCAGGCGGCGCCCGCGACGTCCACGCCATAG
- a CDS encoding PucR family transcriptional regulator — MAITVRRLTQISDLGLSLVAGLEGADRVIDWAHAIELVDPTPWLSGGELVMTTGLKIGTSADEQYNYVSSLVQAGAAALAFDTGTTFARVPDGIRAAGDALGLAILSVPASTPFIAITRAVIDELTADQIRAIQSVVDQQETFARATLRGGIPAVISALGRALSSSLAVIDIDQRILAVHGADAPHAVTLARSVADAARSGASRRRSTSKVIAGDHGYCTIQSISAAQDLHGYLAVNSRGPLAPSDRLLVAHAVSLISIELSKPAKVVDAEHRLRAAVTQALLAFGEHVDVSLLRFFGFEPDAQVAAIILTDVGPLLAAERRTTTLLGADATPYLMTPTESEIVVIVPAEASAEIGTRLHQQVGAQLQRSIGGGLGLPATVFAAARSMKQASVAARAGGLQDKKFVNFAELGTFSLLLGSQSTEELQAMSHSVLGALDDYDNAHSSASGLIATVAAFLEHNGQTEVAAAALGIHRHTMRNRLNKVVELTGRDLDSAHVRAELWIAVTARELLGTLEDRR, encoded by the coding sequence TTGGCGATAACTGTTCGCCGACTGACTCAGATCAGCGACCTCGGCCTGTCGCTGGTGGCAGGCCTCGAAGGCGCTGATCGCGTCATCGATTGGGCACATGCGATCGAGCTCGTGGATCCGACCCCATGGCTGTCCGGGGGCGAGCTCGTCATGACCACCGGACTGAAGATCGGTACGAGTGCGGACGAACAGTACAACTACGTGTCCTCCCTGGTGCAGGCCGGCGCCGCAGCCCTCGCGTTCGATACCGGCACGACGTTCGCGAGAGTCCCCGACGGTATTCGCGCTGCGGGCGACGCGCTCGGGCTGGCAATCCTCTCGGTGCCTGCATCGACCCCGTTCATCGCCATCACCCGCGCCGTGATCGACGAACTGACCGCCGACCAGATCCGCGCGATACAAAGCGTCGTCGACCAACAGGAGACGTTCGCCCGGGCCACGTTGCGAGGTGGCATCCCCGCGGTCATCTCGGCACTCGGGCGTGCCCTGTCGTCGTCACTGGCCGTGATCGACATCGACCAGCGCATCCTCGCGGTACACGGTGCGGACGCTCCCCACGCCGTCACCCTCGCCCGCTCGGTGGCAGATGCCGCACGATCCGGGGCCAGCCGACGTCGCTCGACGAGCAAGGTCATCGCCGGTGATCACGGGTACTGCACGATTCAGAGCATCTCCGCCGCACAAGACCTTCATGGATATCTTGCGGTCAACTCACGTGGACCGTTGGCGCCATCGGATCGACTACTCGTGGCCCACGCGGTGTCGCTGATCTCCATCGAGCTCAGCAAGCCCGCCAAGGTGGTCGATGCCGAGCATCGGTTGCGTGCCGCCGTCACCCAGGCACTCCTCGCGTTCGGAGAGCACGTCGACGTCAGCTTGTTGCGGTTCTTCGGCTTCGAGCCTGACGCACAGGTCGCGGCCATCATCCTGACCGACGTGGGCCCGCTTCTGGCCGCCGAACGCCGCACCACGACCCTGCTCGGCGCCGATGCAACCCCGTACCTCATGACACCGACGGAATCGGAGATTGTGGTCATCGTTCCCGCAGAGGCGTCGGCGGAGATCGGTACACGTCTTCATCAGCAGGTAGGCGCCCAACTGCAGCGATCCATCGGCGGTGGACTGGGGCTTCCCGCAACGGTATTCGCGGCAGCGCGCAGTATGAAGCAAGCGTCCGTCGCCGCCCGCGCGGGCGGACTGCAGGACAAGAAGTTCGTCAATTTCGCCGAACTGGGAACGTTTTCCCTGCTTCTCGGTTCCCAGAGCACCGAAGAGCTGCAGGCCATGTCGCATTCGGTGCTCGGCGCACTCGACGACTACGACAACGCACACTCGTCCGCGAGTGGCCTGATTGCCACGGTGGCCGCCTTCCTCGAGCACAACGGGCAGACCGAAGTCGCAGCGGCCGCCCTGGGCATTCACCGCCACACGATGCGGAACCGGTTGAACAAGGTGGTCGAGCTGACCGGCCGGGACCTCGACTCTGCCCATGTGCGTGCAGAACTATGGATCGCCGTCACCGCCCGGGAGCTGCTCGGAACCCTGGAAGATCGGCGTTGA